The following is a genomic window from Photobacterium sp. GJ3.
CTGCGGCGGTTTCTCTTACGGTGACGTCTTAGGTGCCGGTGAGGGCTGGGCGAAGTCTGTGCTGTTTAACGGCATGGCGCGTGACCAGTTCGAGCGTTTCTTCCATCGTGAAGACACTTTCGCACTGGGTGTGTGTAATGGCTGTCAGATGATGTCGAATCTGCGTGATTTGATTCCGGGTGCAGATTTGTGGCCACGCTTTGTCCGCAATGAATCTGAGCGTTTTGAAGCGCGCTTCAGCCTGGTTGAAGTGCAGCAGAGTGATTCGTTGTTCTTCAATGGCATGGCAGGTTCGCGGATGCCAATCGCTGTTTCTCATGGTGAAGGCCGTGTGGAAGTGCGCAACGGAGAGCACCTGTCTGCTATTGAGCAGTCAGGTACGGTGGCACTGCGTTATCTGGATAACTACGGCAATGTCACTCAGAATTATCCGGCCAACCCGAACGGTTCACCAAACGGGATCACCGGTCTGACGACTCGTGATGGTCGGGTGACCATTATGATGCCGCACCCGGAGCGTGTTTTCCGGACCGTGGCAAACTCCTGGCATCCGGATGACTGGAATGAAAACAGTCCGTGGATGCGGATGTTCCGTAACGCAAGGAAGAATCTGGGCTAAGCGTCAGCTCTGACAGATTCATCTTTCATCCAGGGCCGCTGCTTCAGACAGCGGCCTTGTTGTCTGTGCCGCAGAAAAACGGTACGGATTCCCGGGTTGAACAGGATGAGCCGTTGAGTTTTCAGTAAAAAATCGGTGATAATGAGGCTCTTTTCCGAGTCGGTATCCGGTCTACAGACCTGAACCTGCCGACCCACGTCTGCTGCGAAGCAAAGGATATTGTGATATGAAAAAAATCGAAGCCATTATTAAGCCATTCAAACTGGATGATGTGCGTGAGGCCCTGGCAGAGGTGGGAATCACAGGGATGACAGTGTCAGAAGTCAAAGGGTTTGGACGTCAGAAAGGTCATACCGAGCTGTATCGTGGTGCGGAGTACATGGTCGACTTTCTGCCGAAGGTGAAGCTGGAAATTGTCGTCAGCGATGATGTGGCAGAGCAATGCGTTGATACCATTATCGAAACGGCACAAACCGGTAAAATTGGTGACGGTAAGATCTTCATGTTCGACATTGAACGTGTGGTTCGTATCCGTACCGGTGAAGAAGACGAAGACGCGATCTGATCGGTGCCATCCAATCGCTTCAACGGCTGCCAGGCCACCCATACAGCCCCGTGATTGAGCGGGGCTGTTGTTTATGGAGCGATCTCTTATTGTGAAATTGATTATTTAATATTCAATTCTGCCCGCCGCATAATTGCCATAAATGCTTATTTTTTCAGTGATTCCAAATCTGGGATCGGCTGATCGTTCATTTATTGTCTTCAAGGAGAGTCACTATGAATCACGTGTCATTGTCGACCTATGGCGGGCTGATTTTCTCCATGCTGGCAGCAACGGTTGTGGCGTTTGTTCTGTCGCCACTGCTCATCAGTACACATCAACACATCATCACGCTTTATCCTTCCGTGAACCTGCCGGGGTTGCCCGTTCTCCTGGCCTGGTGGCCCGGGTATGCGGTTGCTGCCGTGGTGGCGCAGGGGCTGAGTTTGTGGCTGCTGAACCGAGCTGTATTTCTGGGGAAATGTCTGACCTTGTTTGCCACTCTGGCCTTATTTCCATTTGGCCTGTTTTTTCACATCTGCTACTTTCGTGATGCGCAGCGCATTCGTTTTGGCATGTTGCAGGAAGTACCGTCTGAGCTGAAACCAGAACATCCACAGTTTGGCTTTTGTGATGAGGATCCACTGGCTTTCGGACTGGCGGGGGTTGGGGTTTTGCTGTTGTTTGTCGGCGTGCCGTTCGGCATTCTGGCGCTGTTGGCCGGGATGATTATTTTTGCCCGGAATCTGGCCGGAAAGAAGAAAACTGCACTGCTGGTGACCTCTGATGCGCTCTACATTACGCCGAACCCCTGGCTGGGGTGCTACCGGATTCCATTTGCTCAGGTGGCTCAGGTGTCCGTGGTGAAAAACCAGCTGAAGCTGGAGATTCGTAAGGAGAGCGGGGAGCAACTGACACTGCCAATCAATATCAATGTGCTGGATCGTGATTTACGCCATCAGGCGAGGCATGTCTTGCTGGACAGGCTGGCTCACGCAGGCTTACTGCATGAGCCAGTGGTGGTGCCTTAACCGAAGCGGAAAGCACACGAATCAGCTGTCCCCGACGGCAGGATCAGATAGGGTTCTGCCGTCGTTATACCGCCCCGGCTTATGATTCATTGCCAGGACCAGATTGAGCATCACCGCACCCAGTAAAGACAGCATCAGAATGGTTGGCGTCATCAGGAAGAATGAGCCCACCAGAATGCTGATATCGATTCCCATCTGAAGTTTCCCTGCTGAAATCCCGAACTTTTCCTGCAGAAACAGTACCAGCACGTTAAATCCGCCCAGACTGGTGTTGTGTCTGAACAGGATCAGCATCCCCAAGCCCATCAGTAATCCGCCAATCACGGCGCAGTACACCGGATCAAAGTGACTGATTTCCACCACACGATGCAGATTGTCCGTAATGAGCGAGACCAGTCCGCCACAGCAAATGCTGGTCAGGGCGAAACTCCGGTTCATCCGGAACCAGGCCATGATGTAAAAAGGAATATTCATGACGAAGTACAGCTGCCCGAAACTGAAGTCTACAAAATGTGTGAGCAGCAATGCCAGGCCTGTGGTGCCGCCTGTCAGTAACTGTGCCTGTTGTAAGAAAAAAACGCCTTGTGCGACGATGAATGTGCCCGTAAGAATGGCGATTAGGTTTTCCTTGCGAGAATGACCGCGGTGTTTCAATCGATACCTCCAAAAGATGCCCTGCACGGACCAGATATTGCCGGGTAGGGGTAAATGCGCGCGATATAATATAGAGCAGCCAGCAAAAAAGAATCCCGTCGCTGAACAAAAGAAAAGACAACTTGTAGTGAATTATTTACGGTGATGTAAATTAATATTTTCGATTCAGGGT
Proteins encoded in this region:
- a CDS encoding YitT family protein, with translation MKHRGHSRKENLIAILTGTFIVAQGVFFLQQAQLLTGGTTGLALLLTHFVDFSFGQLYFVMNIPFYIMAWFRMNRSFALTSICCGGLVSLITDNLHRVVEISHFDPVYCAVIGGLLMGLGMLILFRHNTSLGGFNVLVLFLQEKFGISAGKLQMGIDISILVGSFFLMTPTILMLSLLGAVMLNLVLAMNHKPGRYNDGRTLSDPAVGDS
- the glnB gene encoding nitrogen regulatory protein P-II; this translates as MKKIEAIIKPFKLDDVREALAEVGITGMTVSEVKGFGRQKGHTELYRGAEYMVDFLPKVKLEIVVSDDVAEQCVDTIIETAQTGKIGDGKIFMFDIERVVRIRTGEEDEDAI